In Malus sylvestris chromosome 2, drMalSylv7.2, whole genome shotgun sequence, the genomic stretch GTTGTCGGATGCGAAATTCAAACTTGGATTTTGGTCTAATAAATGTAGTTGAATATACTTTCCCTTAACACCCAATTTTATGCATATTCtttgaaaatgcaagaaaattcTACTAGTCTTTTCACAAGAAATTCCCAACGTTATCATTTACCGTCAACCCATTATTCACGCAATTGAGTTTAATTGCGTGTTTGTTCaacattttgttttttctttaccATTTCTCCGAAGCGCTCTGGAATcatgaaaagagagaaaaggccAAATGGTAGTTGCGTGCTATTTCAACTTTTTTGTATTCTCTGCACCTTTCAACACGCGTTCATTTATTACGATTGGGTGATATTACTCTACattctaaatatttatttaatttaaactaTAGAGAGGGAGGCTACCGCATATTACAAGTTTTTTTTAGGACTTGCAGATGGAGTTTTAGCATATATTTTGAATTTTACAGATCGTTCAACAAGAATAATTGTAAGTTGCAATATTCGAACTTAGATATTGATCTAAAGAAGAAAACAATCATTATCAACTTTCAAAATTAGAATAACGCGTCTATAATAGttaattgaaatttataaaattatctACATAAAATGAGGGTAGCAGAGATGAAAATGCTTTATTGGATGTgtaggcacacgagaaatgataagattaggaatgatgATATTCAATGTAAAGTATGAGTAGtcgaaattaaagaaaaaatgagagaaaatcagttacggTGATTTGGACATATGAAACGGAGATCTATTGATACTCCAGTTAGAATATGCGATTATGAAATAGAGTTttagggccaaaggggtagatgAAGAGACtataaaaaaatacttaaagtaCTTGAATCTAACGGAAGACATAATACAGAATCGAGCATAATTCGTATAGCCGATCTCATTTagtaagaaatttttttatgggtaaattacatagtagcccatcaagtttgaggtctattacaaccccatacaacatttttaaaacatttcactttcatacctcactttctattttatttcaaaatacatttttaaaacatttcactttcatacctcatgttctattttatttcaaaataatacatccgttacatttttcatccattgatccgttaagtgctgacgtggctgtcaTATTTATGTCACATGGCTACCAAATgtgtgccatgtggcaaaaaaaaataatttaaaaaaacaaaaaaaccctaatcttctaaataaaaaaaaaaaaaaaaaggttagaaAATCTAAATCTCATCACCCCACCCCTACCCCCATACCTGAGCCttaaggaaagaagaagaaccaGGAACATGGAACCATGATCTTCTTCCATCCGTCGTGCGCAtccatcctccacctcctcctctgcaCCCATCTCCACCTCCTTCGTGCACCCATCTTCCGCTCCCCCAACCCGAGCCTAACCTGCAACCCataaagaaggaagaaaaaataaaataaaataaaataaaaaacccagcGCACCCACCCTTCGCCTTAAATCCACTCATTGGGGAAGACGGgatctgggttgcagggaaagggagatgggtttttattttttttcttttcttttctaggtTGCAGGTAGTGGGTGCAGAGGAtaaggtggaggatgggtgtactgtgggtttggggaagacaggagggggaagaaaggggtGGGTTGCAAGGAGGGGGGGTTGGGGAGGATGAAGATgcgtgtttatttatttttatttttattttttgcctcttctcttcttcttcttatgggTTGCAAGTTGGGTGGATGGGGGTTGCAGGTTCagcttttgttttttattttttttgattttttgtattttttagaagatttaggttttttaaaaaaaaaattaaaaaaaaattgccacttagtacaaatgtggcagccatgtTAGCACTTAACGGATCAGATGGAAAAAGTAATGGagttattattttgaaataaaataaaatgtgaggtatgaaagtacaatattttaaaaatgttgtatgaggttataATAGATCTCAAATCTAAAGaattattatgtaatttaccttttttttattgttattcttGTAGTTGCGTGTTACGTCAACTTTTTGTTTTCTCCCTACAATTTCTTCGAAGTTGCGAAATATAATGGAATCATAAACAAAGGAAAAAGACCAAGTCTTCGTTTACTTTGTTTAGGTCGCCCACGAGGGCCACTACCCCCTTTATTATTCTTATTATTGGTGCTGGTGGTTGTGGTTGTTGTCAGATCGCATTTCAAATGAATCTATACGTTTTCTTTTACTTTACTCAGACGTGTGCGTGGGCTCAGATTCCAAAGAAGTCTTTATCTGAACCCACGCATACCTAACCATTTCATACAATTTACCGTAAATTCTGTCCCTTTTTATACAATTTACTGTAAAATTCCCCGTGTCTCTTTCTTACCTCGTTCGTTTAGGTATATATAAACCTGTGCTAACAATATTATTTCATCAGCCAAGAAGAGATTCCGTAagagaaaataaagttttgagtCGTTTTATTCACTTAAATATGTCTGTGGCTTCAGTCGGCGTGGGTGCCCTGAGAACGGCATTTCAAATGCTGTTTGATGCGGTAAAATCAGTGCAGGAGGAGACTACTATGTTCAAGCACCTCCTCGGAGACATCAAATCCACACTGAACTCTCTGCAGCCACTCATCCAAGAGATTGAAAAATATAACTCGAAAGAGGGACTGGAATATTTTACAGTACAAATGGAGAAGGGAGCAGATCTTGTTCAAAAGTGCAGCAAAGTTGGCGTGTGGAAAAAATGCAAATACACCAAGAAGCTCCATCAACTGGAAAAATCTCTtcgaagagtgtttgatgaacTCAAACTGCAGGGCGTAAGGGATGCGAGGGAGACGTTGGTTTCTCTCAGGAATATCGAGACGGCGTTCTCTCGAATAGAAAAGAATTTGGTGATGAAAAGTAATCAACCTGAAACGGTTAAATGTTCGTATGCGGTGCCTGAACCCCCATCCGTTACAGTCGGGTTGGATTTGCCGTTGAGGGAGTTGAAGATGAAGCTCCTTAAGGATGAAAAGGTTTCGATGCTTGTGCTTACAGCTGCTGGAGGATGTGGGAAAACAACCTTGGCTAAAAAGTTTTgtcaagatcaagaagtcaaagGTATGCTATcaatgatttcaattttttttttttgtgaagtgTTAACTTCCTAGATagttaaaaaattatgtagatgATGCAATTTAGTATTACGGTATGgtgatatttatttttattgataattgatAGGTTTTAAATTAGATTCTTGTTACAGAcgaatttaaactacattattgctaacttattGTAAGGTTAAATCCATCAGTTTAGATTtttctaaaaaagaaaaaacatatagaGGATTAGACGAGCAAAAGTATGCACTATGGCCAAGACCCCTATAAAACGCCCGCTAGTCCCTCCAAGTATCCACACCAACCCAAATTTGTTCAAGAGAATACAATGTACAACGAAGGGGACATGAAACTAAACCATGCGAAAGCACAAAGCCGGTCCTTAAGGTAGTCTGTGCAGGTGCCGCCTAAGGCCCCACTTCGGAAGGATCCCTAAAAAATTTATATGTTGTGTAAATAACAtataaagaaaaagtaaaaaaatatcataattcatTTGTTGGTATAGTGAAAATATTCAGCTGCCTTTTTCTTTGTGGTGGGAATCGAAACATAGAGTTGCCGTTTTATGGTCACtagttttttcttgtttttcaaatttactcACAATTCATTTGTCCAAATGCATATAAGGTATAAAACTCAAGTCACTatgcatcttttttttttttttttttttttttcaatttcccaATCTCTTCATTTCTATAGAATGTTTAAATCAACTATCACATAGTCTTGAAGattgtactttaaggtaataaaaattttgaattaatattttggtttttaataatttattattcaatGAAGTATTTCAATATCCGATTCATTAGTATGATGTTgtagaaaaaacaaaagagaaacaaTTGACGTTGTTGAATTTATTATACtcgtcaatcaagttttattgttctttaCTCTCctgatcatcaagttttattatttttcactCTCAATCTTAAAACTTTTAGACTTcaaacatttagtacatttgCGTTTAAAAATGTGAGACGTGTAATAtttaaataatgtttgtatatctattttcttttgatattaatttttagggGCTTTTAAATCCAGGTCCAAAAATATAGATGGTTGTTAGGAGTGAGTCCAGTTATCCAATTAcatgcttttatttttttttatgctcaTTTTATATTtgctaaaaatattaaaaatcaattaaaatcttataatattatgtattttccaactccaaaaaatctaattaatatcttataatGAAAAAAAACTAACATACTTAACATAAATCTATCTGGTAAACATTGTACCTGAActcaagtaacaaatatatgaagAGTGTTGATATTCTCACCCGGTGTCTTATTTCCTCACCATTTAACAAAAATGTTAATGACATGTTTAACCTTTTTAACGAAGACTTTTAAaccttatttaattaattactaaaatatttaaaaaattataatataaaataatatataaataatcatgGGTGGGGTGTGATATCTGCAGTGGAGAGAGGCTGGGAAAGATTTGGGCTACAATGGGTATAAAGGTTGGGAGAAGGAATAGGTGTGTGCTAGATGGAGGCGAGAAACTTCAATGGAGTCTCTGCGGTGCGGTGATAGGTGTGAGTACTAGGGTTTGACTCGGGGGAAATGGAATATCGGTGAAAATAGAGGGTGGGGATCTGGAAAGAGATCCGGGTGGTATATTTGAGTGGGAAGAGATATTGCGAAAGCGATGCAATGATTTTAATGACATGCATGATTTGAAGGAGATGATGAATGTCcaagttttgcattttttttctacTTCAGTTCtccgtttttatttatttatttaaatattatttaaagatatattagagttatttaaaacaaaacatattAGGGTTATTTTGAGATTAATGGTGGGTGGGATTtacattttacttttttaactttttgtgaTTGTGAGTGGGAAAATAGGACATTAGGGTGGGTCTAATAGGACACTGGGTGGGATTGTCATTTTTATGAATGTGTATTATACTCATAAGCGAGATATGAAATCTAactaaaaggttaaaaaaataataatatacatAAAAGCAAGACATATTAATCTGTGACGGGCTGATTATAAAAAAGAATCTTTCATATAGGTGGATAAATATTATTAACCTGTGATATATGTtggttataaaaattaaaattaaaatttataaatgggGTTTAAAGTAGGAGGAaaaacaagaaataacaaaaaaataataaaaagaaataatcaaagagataattaggaagaaatttgatttttataataaatctcaTCATTGACGAGATaattattaataattaataattaaatataaggaattggacttattttaataaattggactaatatcaagttttccttgacttttaatgatatttgatgtggaaataatttttttatgtatttagcgaattttttttttgtacatataaaaaattggGGGTCAAAGAACTTTAGGGTCCCACTTTGAAAGCTCGTCTAAGGCCCTCAAAATCTCAGGTCCAGCCCTGTGAAAACAAATTAAGAAAGTTCATAAATTCTTCTACATATAGCTTCATCTCAGGGCACAAATCTTGCAATGAGCTCTTGCTTGACTACTTAATTACTTGTTCTGAGAATTGCAGACATATCTAGTCAACCTTTTTATTAACCTCCGACATTCTGTTTGGATAGATACATTCAAGAACAATATCTTCTTTGTCAATGTGTCGAAAAAGCCCAACTTGGACCTTATTGTACATGAACTATATCAACTGAAGGGGTTTGAGCCGCCTGTTTTCCAAAACGAATTCATGGCAGTTAACTGGTTGCAACAATTTTTGAAGAAAGCAAGACACAATCCTCTGTTGTTTGTCCTGGATGACGTTTGGTCAGGATCAGAGTCCCTTCTTGATAAGTTTGATCAattcaagttttcaaattaCAAAATTTTGGTCACATCAAGATTTGCATTTCCGAGATTTGGTTCTCCATACCATTTGGCATTATTGAATGATGAGGATGCAATGGCTCTTTTTCACCATTCAGCATCCTCAGAGGATAAGAGCTCTTATACTTCCGAAGATCTTTCAAGAAAGGTGATTTCTTAGTCTGCAATACACATATATGCTTATTTATGCCTCAGAGAGTCAGAAGAGGGCAAAGAAATAACGTTGAGCGTCCACGCATGTCAACACATCCATTTACCGTCTTATAATAAGAATGAAAGAGTAGACAGTTAAACAATTTTATCATCTTTATTGAAACATTTAGATGATTTACAACAATTTAATCAAATAATAACTGAATTCATTCGGGATAATTAAATTGCAGATTATGAAGCGCTGTAAGGGATGGCCACTTGCCATTGCATTGGTCGGGAGGTCACTTCGCGGCCAGCCTTTAGAAATCTGGCAGAAAAGAGTACTGGAATGGAGCAAAGGTTCATCTATTCTTGATACTGACAAGGATTTGCTTGCTTGCCTCCAGAGCAGCTTAGATGCCTTGGATAAAGAAAAGACTATGATCATGGAATGTTTCCTCGATCTAGGTTCATTTCCCGAGGACCAAAGAATCGCTGCTGCCACCCTCATTGACATGTGGGCGGAGTTATATGGTCTAGAAGAAGAAATTCTGACCATTGCCAACCTTCATGGGCTCACCACCCGAAGTTTGGCAAACCTTGTTGTCACAAGGTATGCACCCTACTCATAATTTTCTATTCCATTATGTATACCAAACAAATCATAAAAGAAATTATTATTGATCATCCAGGCGTGAGAGGGAGGCGGACGGCTATTACACCGAAGACTTTGTCACCCAGCATCACATGCTTAGAGAGTTGGCGATCCATCAGGCGATTCAAGACCCAATAGAACAGAGGAAAAGGCTAGTTATAAACATATGTGGGGACAACCTTCCTAAGTGGTTGACAGAACAAAAGTATCAAGCGTCCAAGGCTCGACTATTATCTATCTCAACAGGTTCCATCAATCTCTATAGTAAATACGTCATTGTTATCTATATAGTAAATACTTATACGTGCACACAAGTATGTGTGCATGGACACGCTTGTGTGCACACACACTCGCTCATTCATATTAA encodes the following:
- the LOC126613948 gene encoding probable disease resistance protein At5g66900, with the protein product MSVASVGVGALRTAFQMLFDAVKSVQEETTMFKHLLGDIKSTLNSLQPLIQEIEKYNSKEGLEYFTVQMEKGADLVQKCSKVGVWKKCKYTKKLHQLEKSLRRVFDELKLQGVRDARETLVSLRNIETAFSRIEKNLVMKSNQPETVKCSYAVPEPPSVTVGLDLPLRELKMKLLKDEKVSMLVLTAAGGCGKTTLAKKFCQDQEVKDTFKNNIFFVNVSKKPNLDLIVHELYQLKGFEPPVFQNEFMAVNWLQQFLKKARHNPLLFVLDDVWSGSESLLDKFDQFKFSNYKILVTSRFAFPRFGSPYHLALLNDEDAMALFHHSASSEDKSSYTSEDLSRKIMKRCKGWPLAIALVGRSLRGQPLEIWQKRVLEWSKGSSILDTDKDLLACLQSSLDALDKEKTMIMECFLDLGSFPEDQRIAAATLIDMWAELYGLEEEILTIANLHGLTTRSLANLVVTRREREADGYYTEDFVTQHHMLRELAIHQAIQDPIEQRKRLVINICGDNLPKWLTEQKYQASKARLLSISTDGAFSAKWPNMQVPEAEVLVLNFQTKNYALPQFVEKMDKLKVLIITNYGLSPAGLDNFELLGSLSNLKRIRLERISIPTISKVLKPLKSLQKISFFMCDIGQGFNNCSISITSAFPNLEEMNIDFCSDLIELPSKLCDLSKLKKLSITNCHKLSALPEGIGKLENLEMLRLRSCTELSKLPISMKNLGKVKFLDISDCFGIKVLPKDIGEMSGLRKINMRQCSKLQELPPSVMDLEQLEEVVCDEQTKCLWESFLSCLNNVRIIVAKENINPNWLQKTQF